A region of Pyxidicoccus parkwaysis DNA encodes the following proteins:
- a CDS encoding cytochrome P450, with translation MAEREPAVLFEREPLRFLDEAFPAAGDAIWLPQRQLCLSDATASKNVLANGEGLYQDHSDFFRTRHGTFGPRPVQVRISRESRALLRTYLDARKDALEESVRRALVPGSEWPDAGNWLMYRHLAAALLSPDSPARLRQTVDAIVERAVLAGARERHSFLSRALFRFRVERELVRAVEQRRKRGTAEPADLLDVVVSAAGPEVAAEELAEVFLSFVFAAAGSVGFVLGWSVYLLGTNPPTDAEPAWVVKEALRLWPVAWLLGSRPAKRHEVAGVSVTPEDEVVVCPYAVQRNPRHWEDPSSFRPERWASVKNAQAFIPFGWGPHTCPAALLSMELVEDVLRLIVGGYRLTVTPRETRPHVTAALAPPRFALSLVSHRRDIPSMERR, from the coding sequence ATGGCAGAGCGAGAGCCGGCTGTTCTGTTCGAAAGGGAGCCGCTTCGCTTCCTTGACGAGGCCTTCCCCGCCGCCGGGGATGCCATCTGGCTGCCGCAAAGGCAGCTGTGCCTGTCAGACGCGACGGCCTCCAAGAACGTCCTCGCCAATGGGGAGGGCCTCTATCAGGACCACTCCGACTTCTTCCGCACCCGGCATGGGACCTTTGGCCCGCGGCCGGTGCAGGTGCGCATCAGCCGCGAGTCCCGGGCACTGCTGCGCACCTATCTCGACGCGCGGAAGGACGCATTGGAGGAGTCCGTGCGGCGGGCCCTGGTGCCTGGCAGTGAGTGGCCTGACGCGGGCAACTGGCTCATGTACCGCCACCTCGCGGCGGCGCTGCTCTCACCGGACAGTCCGGCACGGCTTCGCCAGACGGTGGACGCCATCGTGGAGCGCGCGGTCCTCGCCGGGGCGCGGGAGCGTCACTCCTTCTTGAGTCGCGCCCTGTTCCGGTTCCGCGTGGAGCGAGAGCTGGTGCGGGCGGTGGAGCAGCGGCGGAAGCGAGGCACGGCTGAGCCCGCCGATCTGCTCGACGTGGTGGTCAGCGCCGCGGGGCCCGAAGTCGCTGCGGAGGAGCTGGCAGAGGTGTTCCTGTCCTTCGTGTTCGCCGCCGCGGGCTCCGTGGGTTTCGTCCTGGGCTGGTCCGTCTACCTGCTGGGCACCAACCCGCCGACCGATGCCGAGCCCGCGTGGGTGGTCAAGGAAGCCCTGCGCCTGTGGCCCGTGGCGTGGCTGCTGGGGTCCAGGCCCGCGAAGCGTCACGAGGTGGCCGGCGTCAGCGTCACGCCCGAGGACGAGGTCGTCGTCTGCCCCTACGCCGTGCAGCGCAACCCCCGGCACTGGGAGGACCCCTCCAGTTTCCGCCCGGAGCGATGGGCCTCCGTGAAGAATGCCCAGGCCTTCATCCCGTTCGGGTGGGGCCCGCACACCTGCCCCGCGGCCCTCCTCTCCATGGAGCTGGTCGAAGACGTCCTGCGGCTCATCGTTGGCGGCTACCGGCTGACCGTCACGCCCCGCGAGACCCGCCCGCATGTCACCGCCGCGCTCGCGCCCCCTCGCTTCGCATTGTCCCTGGTGTCCCACCGTCGTGACATTCCAAGCATGGAAAGGAGGTGA
- a CDS encoding PQQ-dependent sugar dehydrogenase has translation MRVPGRWPRGSATCLFVCLTWSLISGATAPPPRGLLPTSFTMEVVASGLAYPTGFAALPDGRILIAEKGGVVRLLKNGVLQPTPFIDLQARVNAHHDRGLLGLAVDPAFSSNGFVYLLYTYDDDDTDDDGPKTARLARYTAVGDTASPGSEYVLLGTVVGHSCNEFPQGTDCIPSDSPSHTVGSVRFAPDGTLFVTLGDGARFDGVDDDALRAQDVDSLAGKVLHVTRDGKGIPSNPFWNGDANANRSKVWAYGLRNPYRFNLRPDNGVPYLGDVGWNDYEEINVASAGANLGWPCYEGDFRQPGYAPKPLCQALYGRGPSAVKGPLYVWDHGVGRTATGGAFYTGAAYPDAWRGAYFFADYGERWIRTLRVDGNDTVIPGSVTEFATDVGGLVALDVGPDSNLYAVDIVAGELRRLRYTAGNTPPTAVASATPTNGGVPLRVRFSSAGSKDVDGDALRYRWTFGDDSLASALANPEHTYRLPGRYTAQLTVSDGRGGSHSATLRIDVGNYAPTVSITAPSAAYRFSVGDVVTYSGTASDKEDGAIPADRLSWRLTLQHCSGGTCHAHPYSTSTGPSGTFTVADHGDEVFFELTLTATDSKGLTSSSTVTLHPRTVQLALETSPPGLELVFDGTEGPAPRVRTVIAGSTHTVYAPSPQADAFFHGWTDGGPQQREVVAGTSDATYTALFVPESVDECPDGTYRAEYFNNPGLFGVPVLTRCESAPLSHDWGEDSPAPLWLGTDGFSVRWSGRFYLFSGGYFFAAEADDGVRVDLDGSRIIDGWTDQAPTAYVTWRYLRSGYHRVVMEYYENGGGAVARLYWYR, from the coding sequence ATGAGAGTTCCAGGCCGCTGGCCGCGCGGTAGCGCCACCTGTCTGTTCGTCTGTCTCACGTGGAGCCTGATCTCGGGGGCGACAGCGCCACCCCCGCGAGGCCTGCTCCCCACCAGCTTCACGATGGAGGTCGTGGCCTCGGGCCTCGCGTACCCCACCGGGTTCGCCGCACTTCCCGACGGGCGCATCCTCATCGCCGAGAAGGGAGGCGTGGTGCGCCTCCTCAAGAACGGGGTGCTCCAGCCCACGCCCTTCATCGACCTCCAGGCGCGGGTGAATGCCCACCATGACCGGGGCCTCCTCGGGCTCGCGGTGGACCCCGCCTTCTCGTCGAACGGCTTCGTCTACCTCCTCTACACCTACGACGATGACGACACGGACGACGACGGCCCGAAGACGGCCCGGCTCGCGCGGTACACCGCCGTGGGTGACACGGCCTCACCGGGCAGCGAGTACGTCCTGCTGGGCACCGTGGTGGGCCACTCCTGCAATGAGTTTCCCCAAGGCACGGACTGCATCCCGTCCGACAGTCCCTCCCACACCGTGGGCAGCGTCCGCTTCGCCCCGGATGGCACGCTCTTCGTGACGCTGGGCGACGGGGCCCGCTTCGATGGGGTGGATGACGATGCCCTGCGGGCCCAGGACGTGGACTCGCTCGCGGGCAAGGTGCTGCACGTCACCCGTGACGGAAAGGGCATCCCCTCCAACCCGTTCTGGAATGGCGACGCCAACGCCAATCGCTCGAAGGTCTGGGCCTATGGCCTGCGCAATCCCTATCGCTTCAACCTGCGCCCCGACAACGGCGTGCCCTACCTGGGCGACGTCGGCTGGAACGACTACGAGGAGATCAACGTCGCGAGCGCCGGAGCCAACCTCGGCTGGCCCTGCTACGAGGGCGACTTCCGCCAGCCGGGCTATGCGCCGAAGCCCCTCTGCCAGGCGCTCTACGGCCGGGGCCCGTCCGCCGTGAAGGGCCCCCTGTATGTCTGGGACCACGGCGTCGGCCGGACCGCCACGGGTGGAGCCTTCTACACGGGCGCGGCATACCCGGATGCGTGGCGCGGCGCCTACTTCTTCGCCGACTACGGCGAGCGCTGGATTCGCACCCTGCGCGTCGACGGGAATGACACCGTCATCCCGGGCAGCGTCACGGAGTTCGCGACCGACGTGGGTGGGCTCGTCGCGCTCGACGTCGGGCCGGACTCCAACCTCTACGCCGTCGACATCGTCGCGGGAGAGCTGCGTCGCCTGCGCTACACCGCCGGCAACACGCCGCCCACCGCGGTGGCCTCGGCCACGCCCACGAATGGAGGCGTGCCGCTGCGCGTGCGCTTCTCCAGCGCGGGCTCGAAGGACGTGGATGGCGACGCGCTCCGGTACCGGTGGACTTTCGGAGACGACTCGCTCGCATCGGCCCTCGCGAACCCGGAGCACACGTACAGACTGCCCGGCCGCTACACGGCGCAGCTGACGGTGAGCGACGGGCGCGGGGGCAGCCACTCCGCCACCCTTCGAATCGACGTGGGCAACTACGCGCCCACCGTCTCCATCACCGCGCCGTCCGCGGCGTACCGATTCAGCGTGGGCGACGTGGTGACGTACTCCGGCACCGCGAGCGACAAAGAGGACGGCGCCATTCCCGCGGACCGCCTGTCGTGGCGGCTCACCCTCCAGCACTGCTCCGGAGGCACGTGCCACGCCCACCCCTACTCGACGAGCACGGGCCCGAGCGGGACGTTCACCGTCGCGGACCATGGCGACGAGGTCTTCTTCGAGCTCACGCTCACCGCGACGGACTCGAAGGGGCTGACGAGCTCCAGCACCGTGACGCTCCACCCGCGCACGGTGCAGCTCGCGCTGGAGACGTCACCGCCCGGGCTGGAGCTGGTGTTCGATGGGACGGAGGGCCCGGCGCCCCGGGTGCGCACGGTCATCGCCGGCTCCACGCACACCGTCTACGCGCCCTCGCCGCAGGCAGACGCGTTCTTCCACGGGTGGACGGACGGAGGGCCGCAGCAGCGCGAAGTCGTCGCGGGGACGAGCGACGCCACGTACACGGCTCTCTTCGTCCCCGAGTCCGTGGACGAGTGCCCGGACGGGACGTACCGCGCGGAGTACTTCAACAACCCGGGCCTGTTCGGCGTGCCGGTGCTGACGCGCTGCGAGTCCGCGCCGCTCTCCCACGACTGGGGCGAGGACAGCCCGGCGCCGCTGTGGCTGGGCACGGACGGCTTCTCCGTGCGCTGGTCCGGCCGCTTCTATCTGTTCTCCGGCGGCTACTTCTTCGCCGCCGAGGCGGACGACGGCGTCCGCGTGGACCTGGACGGCAGCCGCATCATCGACGGGTGGACGGACCAGGCGCCCACCGCGTACGTCACCTGGCGCTATCTGCGCTCCGGCTATCACCGCGTCGTCATGGAGTACTACGAGAACGGTGGGGGCGCCGTGGCCCGGCTCTACTGGTACCGCTGA
- a CDS encoding LysR family transcriptional regulator has product MENLITLESFVRSAQALSFSSAARGLGLTPAAVSQSVARLEARLGVRLFQRSTRGLTLTEPGERFLREVSGGLDTLQTAISNVSLAAEQPAGMLKVSMAPAFGHGYLVPMLKDFLGRYPAIVPDWHFDTRPVDLIAEGFDAAIGGGFDLPSGLAARELARAHIIAVAAPSYVERIKPPKDPTDLQRHEGLLLRSPLTGRIRSWPLRNRAGDQVAVEMRPRMILNDPQALTHCAVMGLGITFVAVMDALPHLRERTLVRLLPDWYADIGPISLYYAGHRQLPAKTRVFVDSVVAEFKRQNLARLFDASGTGAKR; this is encoded by the coding sequence ATGGAGAACCTCATCACCCTGGAGTCGTTCGTCCGCAGCGCGCAGGCGCTCAGCTTCTCGTCGGCGGCGCGCGGACTGGGCCTGACGCCCGCGGCCGTGAGCCAGAGCGTCGCGCGGCTCGAGGCGCGGCTGGGCGTGCGCCTGTTCCAGCGCAGCACGCGCGGGCTGACGCTGACGGAGCCCGGAGAGCGCTTCCTGCGCGAGGTGAGCGGCGGGCTCGACACGCTGCAGACGGCCATCTCCAACGTGTCGCTGGCGGCGGAGCAGCCGGCGGGCATGCTCAAGGTCAGCATGGCGCCCGCCTTCGGGCACGGCTACCTCGTGCCGATGTTGAAGGACTTCCTCGGGCGCTATCCCGCCATCGTCCCGGATTGGCACTTCGACACGCGGCCGGTGGACCTCATCGCCGAAGGCTTCGACGCGGCGATTGGCGGCGGCTTCGATTTGCCCTCGGGCCTCGCGGCGCGCGAGCTGGCCCGGGCCCACATCATCGCGGTGGCCGCGCCGTCCTACGTGGAGCGAATCAAACCGCCGAAGGACCCCACGGACCTGCAGCGCCACGAGGGGTTGCTGCTGCGCTCACCGCTGACGGGGCGCATCCGCTCGTGGCCGCTGCGCAACCGCGCGGGGGACCAGGTGGCCGTCGAGATGCGGCCACGCATGATTCTCAATGACCCGCAGGCCCTCACGCACTGCGCGGTGATGGGGCTGGGCATCACCTTCGTCGCGGTGATGGACGCGCTGCCTCACCTGCGCGAGAGGACGCTGGTGCGGCTGTTGCCGGACTGGTACGCCGACATCGGGCCCATCTCGCTCTACTACGCCGGGCACCGGCAGCTCCCCGCGAAGACGCGCGTCTTCGTGGACTCCGTCGTGGCCGAGTTCAAGCGGCAGAACCTGGCCCGGCTGTTCGACGCGAGCGGCACCGGGGCGAAGCGCTGA
- a CDS encoding hydrolase → MLHTPIYCLGSPKRILLSISNPTPLLPETDMNATNPRNPKAGLDALLTPDNCVLLLIDHQPFQFAGLRSHDTQSVINNVVGLAKVAKLYKVPTLLTTVVEERGGYLLKQLQDVFPEQKPINRTFINTWEDTRVVEWVKQTGRKKIVMAALWTEICLAMPVIHALGDGYEVYIVTDASGGVSLEAHEVAIQRMVQAGAVPLTWTVFGSELQRDWAREATVPELAKLLVEHMGNVGTSFLWEQQLLNTPPAK, encoded by the coding sequence ATGCTGCACACTCCCATCTACTGCTTGGGGTCTCCGAAGCGCATCCTCCTCTCCATCAGCAACCCCACACCGCTGCTCCCGGAGACGGACATGAACGCCACCAACCCCCGCAACCCGAAGGCCGGCCTCGACGCGCTGCTCACCCCCGACAACTGCGTGCTCCTCCTCATCGACCACCAGCCGTTCCAGTTCGCCGGCTTGCGCAGCCACGACACCCAGTCGGTCATCAACAACGTCGTCGGCCTGGCGAAGGTCGCGAAGCTGTACAAGGTGCCCACGCTGCTCACCACGGTGGTGGAGGAGCGCGGCGGCTACCTCCTCAAGCAGCTCCAGGACGTCTTCCCCGAGCAGAAGCCCATCAACCGCACCTTCATCAACACGTGGGAGGACACCCGCGTCGTGGAGTGGGTGAAGCAGACGGGCCGGAAGAAGATTGTGATGGCCGCGCTGTGGACGGAAATCTGCCTTGCCATGCCGGTGATTCACGCGCTCGGCGACGGCTACGAGGTCTACATCGTCACGGACGCCTCCGGCGGCGTCAGCCTCGAGGCACACGAGGTGGCCATCCAGCGCATGGTGCAGGCCGGCGCGGTGCCGCTCACCTGGACGGTGTTCGGCTCCGAGCTGCAGCGCGACTGGGCCCGCGAGGCCACCGTGCCGGAGCTCGCGAAGCTGCTCGTCGAGCACATGGGCAACGTCGGCACCAGCTTCCTGTGGGAGCAGCAGCTCCTCAACACGCCCCCGGCGAAGTGA
- a CDS encoding NADPH-dependent F420 reductase: MKIGIIGAGSIGQALAGHMAKAGHEVIVSNSRGPETLAGLVRQLGPKARAGTRQEAAAADVVMLSVPWEQVPEALSGLPAWNGRLLIDATNPVLLPGFRLADLGGRTSSEVVTSLAPGARVVKAANTLLAAVLAADPRQAGGRRVLFMSGDDAGAKKEAGDLFGQAGFATVDLGSLAVGGKLQQFPGGPLPTLNLVKLD; this comes from the coding sequence ATGAAGATTGGAATCATCGGCGCGGGCAGCATCGGTCAGGCCCTGGCGGGCCACATGGCGAAGGCCGGCCATGAAGTGATTGTCAGCAACAGCCGGGGCCCGGAGACGCTGGCGGGCCTGGTGCGGCAGCTGGGCCCGAAGGCCCGCGCGGGCACTCGGCAGGAGGCCGCCGCGGCGGACGTGGTGATGCTGTCCGTCCCGTGGGAGCAGGTGCCCGAGGCGCTGTCCGGCCTGCCTGCGTGGAATGGGCGGCTCCTCATCGACGCCACCAACCCCGTCCTCCTGCCCGGCTTCCGCCTCGCCGACCTGGGAGGGCGCACCTCGAGCGAAGTCGTCACGTCGCTCGCCCCGGGTGCGCGCGTGGTGAAGGCGGCCAACACGCTCCTCGCCGCCGTGCTCGCGGCGGACCCGCGTCAGGCAGGTGGCCGGCGCGTGCTGTTCATGTCGGGCGACGACGCGGGCGCGAAGAAGGAGGCGGGCGACCTCTTCGGACAGGCGGGCTTCGCCACCGTCGACCTCGGCAGCCTTGCGGTGGGCGGTAAGCTGCAGCAGTTCCCCGGCGGGCCGCTGCCGACGCTCAACCTCGTCAAGCTGGACTGA
- a CDS encoding M35 family metallo-endopeptidase, with protein MKLTCLIVAALVAIPFHANAKEAIEIQLTAKTTKFPADAPVDLIVTFTNVSDSPVKLLGYQTPVVEGIEADILSVSLGREPVEYIGRLYKRMAPTDRDYLTLKPGESVSGIASLWDNYDLSVSGTYLVQYKTEVLSRDSDRAVAFSNVLFLDIEGREPPLDPDDVEEDGPITKIVNGSNEKWKSCSDSEKNDLVTARQHALNYADDSYDYLVAGTSTSRYTTWFGANDSSRYGTVREHFRKIRNAMDNETFKFFCNCNKNNAYAFVRPRQEYKIHLCPPYWSAPMTGTDSKAGTLVHEVSHFRVVADTDDIQYGPTAAAQLASSNPGDAIRNADSHEYFAEATPYSPYNPCAPTVTSHTGAPITASWDGANCHVMNVPAGLTPFVYNNAYYVNALPGTSCPAPSGWDTANCYILPYPSWSTSYFVWSGNLYLTPGPGNACPAPSTFDGANCYVMPLPWGSAPFKYANNLYITPPPNCPIGGFDGAHCLVGTAPASRTAFIWGSSFYYGH; from the coding sequence ATGAAATTGACATGTCTCATCGTGGCCGCGCTCGTCGCAATCCCATTCCACGCGAACGCCAAGGAAGCCATCGAGATACAACTGACGGCCAAGACGACGAAGTTTCCGGCGGACGCGCCCGTGGACCTCATCGTCACCTTCACGAACGTGTCGGACAGTCCGGTCAAGCTCCTCGGCTACCAGACGCCCGTCGTCGAGGGAATCGAGGCGGACATCCTCTCCGTCTCGCTCGGGCGCGAGCCGGTGGAATACATCGGCCGGCTCTACAAGCGCATGGCCCCCACCGACCGCGACTACCTCACGCTGAAGCCGGGTGAGAGCGTCTCGGGCATCGCCTCGCTCTGGGACAACTACGACCTCTCCGTCTCCGGGACGTATCTGGTCCAGTACAAGACCGAGGTCCTGAGCCGGGACTCGGACCGGGCGGTCGCCTTCTCCAACGTCCTCTTCCTGGACATCGAAGGCCGCGAGCCGCCGCTCGATCCGGATGATGTGGAGGAGGACGGCCCCATCACCAAGATCGTCAATGGCAGCAATGAGAAGTGGAAGTCCTGCAGCGACTCGGAGAAGAACGACCTGGTGACCGCCCGGCAGCACGCCCTGAACTACGCGGATGACTCTTACGACTACCTGGTGGCGGGGACCAGCACGTCTCGCTACACCACCTGGTTCGGCGCCAACGACAGCTCCCGGTATGGCACCGTGCGAGAGCATTTCCGGAAGATCCGCAACGCGATGGACAACGAGACGTTCAAGTTCTTCTGCAATTGCAACAAGAACAACGCGTATGCGTTCGTCCGGCCCCGGCAGGAGTACAAGATTCATCTCTGTCCCCCGTACTGGTCCGCTCCGATGACCGGTACGGACTCCAAGGCGGGGACCCTGGTTCACGAAGTCAGCCACTTCCGGGTGGTCGCCGATACTGACGACATTCAATATGGGCCCACTGCGGCCGCGCAGCTCGCCAGCTCCAATCCTGGCGACGCCATCCGCAACGCGGACTCTCACGAGTACTTCGCCGAAGCCACGCCGTACAGCCCCTACAATCCCTGCGCGCCGACCGTCACGTCTCATACCGGTGCGCCCATCACCGCGAGCTGGGATGGGGCGAACTGCCACGTGATGAACGTGCCCGCCGGCTTGACGCCGTTCGTCTACAACAACGCCTACTACGTCAACGCGCTCCCTGGCACGTCGTGTCCGGCGCCTTCCGGGTGGGACACGGCGAACTGCTACATCCTCCCCTACCCGTCGTGGAGCACGAGTTACTTCGTCTGGTCCGGGAACCTCTACCTGACGCCCGGCCCCGGCAATGCGTGCCCCGCGCCGTCGACGTTCGACGGGGCCAACTGCTACGTCATGCCGCTGCCCTGGGGTTCGGCGCCCTTCAAGTACGCGAACAACCTCTACATCACGCCGCCCCCCAACTGCCCCATTGGAGGGTTTGACGGTGCGCACTGCCTTGTCGGGACGGCTCCCGCCAGCCGGACCGCCTTCATCTGGGGCTCGTCTTTCTATTACGGCCACTGA
- a CDS encoding patatin-like phospholipase family protein → MKRLPRVTLLAVLLVATASCRRSGSALRKAPERTCVVLSVGSARGLAHLGALDALVERGVPIDCVVGNSMGALVGSLYASAPEDDLRTRYRAFLHEYERETVHEAKKRGAVGAAVGMLAVLLSGGALGPALAAGALGAAGGASSVPELSHERFAKSLDVFLRSARIEDLPVPFATFYQEPTDEGLQRVAATQGPLAEAVASSAANPFLFEDASLQRIDPGADRVSAVPVHDACTLFPRSRLIAINVTGEPAFYRPDLDCEVHEIRVPLGATSVEAFRGTGEAFEATWQAGHDAVLRALDDGGI, encoded by the coding sequence ATGAAGCGGCTCCCGCGCGTCACCCTGCTCGCCGTCCTGCTGGTGGCCACGGCCTCGTGCCGGCGGAGCGGCTCGGCGCTACGGAAGGCGCCGGAGCGCACCTGTGTGGTGCTGTCCGTGGGCTCGGCGCGGGGGCTCGCGCACCTTGGAGCCCTGGACGCCCTGGTGGAGCGAGGCGTGCCCATCGACTGCGTGGTGGGCAACAGCATGGGCGCGCTGGTGGGAAGCCTCTACGCCTCCGCGCCGGAGGACGACCTCCGCACCCGCTACCGGGCGTTCCTCCACGAGTACGAGCGCGAGACGGTGCACGAGGCGAAAAAGCGCGGCGCGGTGGGCGCGGCGGTGGGGATGCTCGCGGTGCTCCTGTCGGGCGGCGCGCTGGGGCCGGCGCTCGCGGCGGGGGCGCTGGGCGCGGCGGGAGGCGCGTCGTCGGTGCCGGAGCTCAGCCACGAGCGCTTCGCGAAGTCGTTGGATGTCTTCCTGCGCAGCGCGCGAATCGAGGACCTGCCCGTGCCCTTCGCCACGTTCTACCAGGAGCCCACGGACGAGGGACTCCAGCGCGTGGCCGCGACGCAGGGCCCGCTCGCCGAGGCGGTGGCGTCCAGCGCCGCCAACCCGTTCCTGTTCGAGGACGCGTCACTTCAGCGCATCGACCCGGGCGCGGACCGGGTGTCGGCGGTGCCGGTACACGACGCCTGCACGCTGTTCCCGCGCTCGCGGCTCATCGCCATCAACGTCACCGGCGAGCCCGCCTTCTACCGGCCGGACCTGGACTGCGAGGTGCACGAGATTCGCGTGCCCCTGGGCGCCACGTCCGTCGAGGCCTTCCGTGGCACCGGCGAGGCCTTCGAAGCCACGTGGCAGGCGGGCCATGACGCCGTCCTCCGCGCGCTCGACGATGGCGGAATCTGA